One genomic region from Yamadazyma tenuis chromosome 4, complete sequence encodes:
- the TUB1 gene encoding alpha-tubulin (EggNog:ENOG503NVD8; COG:Z), which yields MREVISVNVGQAGCQIGNACWELYSQEHGIRPDGYLQEGLDKPKGGEEGFSTFFSETGSGKYVPRALYVDLEPNVIDEVRNGIYSDLFHPEQLIAGKEDAANNYARGHYTIGRDIIDDVMDRIRRMADQCDGLQGFLFTHSLGGGTGSGFGSLLLEQLSLDFGKKSKLEFAVYPAPQVSTSVVEPYNTVLTTHTTLEHADCTFMVDNEAIYDMCRRNLDISRPSFSSLNNLIAQVVSSVTASLRFDGSLNVDLNEFQTNLVPYPRIHFPLVSYAPVFSKNRANHESNTVAEITASCFEPGNQMVKCDPRLGKYMANCLLYRGDVVTRDVQNAVSLAKSKKSVQLVDWCPTGFKIGICYEPPTAIVGSELASANRAVCMLSNTTAIAEAWNRIDKKFDLMYSKRAFVHWYVGEGMEEGEFSEAREDLAALERDYVEVGTDSMQVEEEEY from the exons ATGAGAGAAGTCATCAGTGTCAACG TTGGACAAGCCGGTTGTCAAATTGGTAACGCTTGTTGGGAATTGTATTCACAAGAGCACGGTATCAGACCCGATGGTTATTTACAAGAAGGATTAGACAAGCCAAAAGGAGGTGAAGAAGGATTCTCAACTTTTTTCTCTGAAACTGGATCAGGAAAGTACGTTCCAAGAGCCTTGTACGTTGATTTAGAACCCAACGTGATCGATGAAGTTCGTAATGGTATCTACAGTGATTTATTTCACCCAGAACAATTAATTGCTGGTAAGGAAGATGCTGCCAACAATTATGCCAGAGGTCATTACACCATTGGAAGAGATATTATCGATGATGTTATGGACAGAATTAGAAGAATGGCCGATCAATGTGATGGTTTACAAGGTTTCTTATTCACCCATTCCTTGGGTGGTGGTACTGGATCCGGGTTTGGTTCTTTATTGTTGGAACAATTATcccttgattttggaaagaaATCTAAGTTAGAATTTGCTGTTTACCCAGCTCCTCAAGTTTCCACTTCAGTGGTGGAACCTTATAACACTGTGTTGACTACCCATACCACCTTGGAACATGCTGATTGCACTTTCATGGTTGATAACGAAGCTATTTACGATATGTgcagaagaaacttggaTATTTCCAGGCCAAGCTTCAGctctttgaacaacttaATTGCTCAGGTTGTTTCCTCTGTTACTGCTTCTTTGAGATTCGATGGTTCCTTGAACGTTGATTTGAATGAGTTCCAAACCAATTTGGTACCTTACCCAAGAATCCATTTCCCATTGGTTTCTTATGCTCCAGTTTTCAGTAAGAATAGAGCTAACCATGAATCTAATACTGTTGCTGAAATCACCGCTTCTTGTTTTGAACCAGGTAACCAAATGGTTAAGTGTGACCCAAGACTTGGTAAATACATGGCTAACTGTTTGTTGTACAGAGGTGATGTTGTAACCAGAGATGTTCAGAATGCTGTTTCCCTAGCCAAAAGTAAGAAGTCGGTTCAATTGGTCGACTGGTGTCCTACTGGTTTCAAGATCGGAATCTGTTATGAACCACCAACTGCTATTGTTGGCAGTGAATTGGCCAGTGCTAATAGAGCTGTGTGTATGTTGTCTAACACCACTGCTATTGCTGAAGCTTGGAACAGAATTGACAAGAAATTCGACTTGATGTACTCTAAGAGAGCTTTTGTTCATTGGTatgttggtgaaggaaTGGAAGAAGGTGAATTCAGTGAAGCTAGAGAAGATTTGGCTGCCTTGGAGAGAGATTACGTTGAAGTTGGTACCGACTCTAtgcaagttgaagaagaagaatattAA